From Aurantimicrobium sp. INA4, one genomic window encodes:
- a CDS encoding PadR family transcriptional regulator translates to MKDSWTKNSSTDWSLSSALQTLEDLGGQFKRNVDMRMRRGDVRSAVLRLLNESPMHGYQIMNEIETRSGGAWKPSPGSVYPTLQLLVDEGLLEVKETKGRRTYSLTAEGKEVAAAESESPAPWETGFDRPAGPRGALARSGVSVAKAAADVARLGNASQMEDATALLEETAKKLSAIVTHN, encoded by the coding sequence GTGAAAGACTCTTGGACAAAGAATTCCAGCACTGACTGGTCACTTTCTTCTGCGTTGCAAACCTTGGAAGACCTCGGCGGACAGTTCAAACGAAATGTGGACATGCGCATGCGCCGTGGCGATGTGCGTTCTGCCGTTTTAAGACTTTTGAACGAATCACCGATGCACGGCTACCAAATCATGAACGAGATTGAGACCCGTAGCGGTGGCGCCTGGAAACCCAGCCCTGGCTCGGTTTATCCCACCCTCCAGCTCCTGGTGGATGAAGGATTACTCGAGGTCAAGGAAACCAAAGGTCGCCGAACATACTCCCTGACCGCGGAGGGTAAAGAAGTAGCCGCGGCCGAGTCTGAATCTCCAGCTCCCTGGGAGACCGGATTTGATCGACCCGCAGGACCGCGCGGTGCTCTGGCTCGCTCGGGAGTAAGCGTGGCAAAAGCTGCTGCAGACGTTGCCCGGTTAGGAAATGCATCCCAGATGGAGGACGCAACCGCACTCCTCGAGGAAACTGCGAAAAAACTTTCCGCAATTGTGACGCACAATTAA
- a CDS encoding transglutaminase family protein codes for MSRLRIVHRTGFSYELPATASYNEARMLPVNSNEQFVLQANLQIHPAAAQHGYVDYWGTQVSTFEVLTPHTELSVTATSVVEVRPALRESPDMSWDDLATVRTSTTKFVEFTEQTRLTEPPAGVIDLARDIADKHDNPAATAMAIAAAVYDNIEYTKGVTGVQTTAAHAWENKKGVCQDIAHVTLGALRSVGIPARYVSGYLQSKADAEIGETIVGESHAWVEWFTGDWFGFDPTNMLHIGERHVLIARGRDYKDVSPLRGVYAGASASGVFVKVEITREA; via the coding sequence ATGAGTCGTCTCCGCATTGTTCACCGCACTGGGTTTTCCTATGAACTTCCCGCAACTGCCTCCTACAACGAGGCTCGGATGCTGCCGGTCAATAGCAACGAGCAGTTTGTGCTGCAGGCAAATCTTCAGATTCATCCTGCGGCTGCTCAGCATGGTTACGTTGACTACTGGGGAACACAGGTCAGCACTTTCGAAGTTCTCACTCCACACACGGAGCTTTCTGTCACGGCTACAAGTGTTGTCGAGGTTCGACCTGCTCTGCGGGAGTCACCAGACATGAGCTGGGATGACCTAGCCACTGTCCGGACAAGCACAACAAAGTTTGTGGAATTCACCGAACAGACCCGGCTGACAGAACCACCAGCAGGCGTCATCGATCTTGCCCGTGACATTGCTGATAAACATGACAACCCAGCTGCCACCGCAATGGCAATAGCGGCAGCTGTGTACGACAACATCGAATACACCAAGGGTGTCACCGGTGTTCAAACCACTGCCGCTCATGCTTGGGAAAACAAGAAGGGTGTCTGCCAAGACATTGCCCATGTGACTTTGGGTGCGTTGAGGTCTGTAGGAATTCCTGCCCGTTATGTTTCTGGCTACTTGCAGTCAAAGGCCGATGCGGAAATTGGCGAAACAATTGTCGGGGAATCTCACGCGTGGGTGGAATGGTTTACCGGGGATTGGTTTGGTTTTGATCCCACAAACATGCTCCACATCGGGGAGCGCCACGTCTTGATTGCACGTGGCCGCGACTACAAAGACGTCTCACCTTTACGCGGTGTCTATGCCGGGGCGAGCGCCTCAGGTGTTTTTGTGAAGGTCGAGATCACTCGCGAAGCCTAA
- a CDS encoding deoxyribodipyrimidine photo-lyase — MTCTIVWLRDDLRVADNPALAAAIEHGEPVVVVYILDEVSPGIRPLGGATKWWLHHSLVALSDKVRRLGGELILKQGASADIIRGLIRETNASALYWNRRYGKPERDLDASIKEYAKASGVDAQSFQANVLFEPWTVRTGNDTPYTVFTPFWKSCVNRPTPPRLPIPAPTNLTPPATQPASDELDSWNLLPTSPNWALAFDHRWNVGENGAHQALDRFFDSRITRYAKGRDFPSEYSTSELSPHLRWGEISPFQIWHATDEFRRKMGNTPEITTNATKFLSELGWREFSYHLLYHWPELATVNFDARFDHFPWGQADPDILDAWQQGRTGIPLVDAGMRELWQTGYMHNRVRMVAASFLIKNLLIDWRIGEAWFWDTLVDADPANNAASWQWVAGSGADAAPYFRVFNPMLQAEKFDPKSEYLHRYLGDYEHPMLSGYPEPIIDLLETRNRALEAFKTLGDIPRQIRPPVVDL; from the coding sequence ATGACCTGCACAATCGTTTGGCTTCGAGATGACCTCCGTGTTGCAGATAACCCTGCCCTAGCTGCAGCCATCGAACACGGTGAACCTGTTGTTGTGGTCTATATCCTCGACGAAGTGAGCCCGGGGATTAGGCCGTTGGGTGGGGCAACGAAATGGTGGCTTCACCACAGCCTGGTTGCACTCTCGGACAAAGTGCGGCGCCTAGGCGGAGAACTCATTCTCAAGCAGGGTGCCTCGGCAGACATTATTCGAGGCCTCATACGTGAGACCAATGCCAGTGCGTTGTACTGGAACCGTCGCTATGGCAAACCAGAACGTGACCTGGATGCCAGCATCAAGGAATATGCCAAGGCTTCAGGTGTTGACGCCCAATCATTCCAGGCGAATGTTTTGTTTGAGCCGTGGACAGTCCGAACAGGAAATGACACCCCGTACACCGTGTTTACTCCGTTCTGGAAGTCGTGTGTTAACCGTCCAACCCCACCACGATTACCCATCCCTGCGCCCACAAATCTCACTCCTCCGGCAACTCAACCTGCCAGTGATGAACTAGATTCCTGGAATCTGCTTCCCACTTCCCCGAACTGGGCTCTCGCCTTCGACCACCGCTGGAACGTCGGTGAAAACGGAGCACATCAAGCTCTTGATCGCTTCTTTGATTCGCGCATCACCAGATACGCCAAGGGTCGTGACTTCCCTTCGGAATATTCCACGAGTGAGCTTTCTCCCCACCTGCGCTGGGGAGAAATCAGCCCGTTCCAGATCTGGCATGCCACAGATGAATTCCGCCGCAAGATGGGCAATACTCCCGAGATCACAACCAATGCCACCAAATTCCTCTCCGAGCTTGGCTGGCGTGAATTCAGTTACCACCTGCTTTATCACTGGCCAGAGCTAGCCACCGTTAATTTTGATGCCCGCTTTGATCACTTCCCCTGGGGTCAAGCAGACCCAGACATTCTTGATGCTTGGCAGCAAGGAAGGACAGGTATCCCTCTGGTCGACGCGGGCATGCGTGAGCTGTGGCAGACCGGCTACATGCACAACCGAGTCCGTATGGTGGCCGCTTCCTTCCTGATCAAGAACCTGCTTATCGATTGGCGTATCGGTGAAGCGTGGTTCTGGGACACCTTGGTTGATGCCGACCCAGCCAACAACGCTGCCTCTTGGCAGTGGGTTGCTGGTAGCGGTGCTGACGCAGCACCCTACTTCCGTGTTTTCAACCCCATGCTCCAAGCAGAGAAATTCGACCCCAAGAGTGAATATCTTCACCGCTACTTAGGTGACTATGAGCACCCCATGCTCAGTGGATACCCCGAACCAATTATTGATTTGTTAGAGACACGAAATCGAGCTCTTGAGGCGTTCAAAACTCTTGGTGATATTCCTCGCCAGATTCGTCCACCTGTCGTGGACCTTTAA
- a CDS encoding DUF2256 domain-containing protein codes for MPRTAQTKNGFAPKVCERCGLPFEWRKKWARDWENVKYCSQKCKSGS; via the coding sequence ATGCCCCGCACTGCACAAACAAAGAATGGCTTCGCGCCCAAAGTATGTGAGCGCTGTGGTCTGCCTTTCGAATGGCGGAAGAAGTGGGCACGTGACTGGGAGAACGTGAAGTATTGCTCGCAGAAGTGCAAATCGGGCAGTTAA
- a CDS encoding rhodanese-like domain-containing protein, whose amino-acid sequence MKKIITLFALVMTALVALTACAPTAQPVTLGSNAIVIDVRTPSEYSEGHLEGAVNIDVQSPDFASILSQLPTDGEYYVYCRSGKRSAAAVEQMKAAGFTNVTDVGSKENASAATGIPIVQ is encoded by the coding sequence ATGAAGAAAATCATCACTCTTTTCGCACTCGTCATGACTGCGTTGGTCGCCCTCACTGCATGTGCACCAACGGCCCAACCGGTCACACTCGGTTCCAATGCCATTGTGATTGATGTTCGCACTCCCTCTGAATACTCAGAAGGACACTTGGAAGGTGCAGTCAATATTGACGTTCAGTCACCTGACTTTGCCTCAATTTTGAGCCAGCTTCCCACCGACGGTGAGTATTACGTTTATTGCCGCTCTGGCAAACGCTCTGCAGCAGCAGTTGAACAGATGAAGGCAGCAGGATTTACGAACGTTACAGATGTCGGTTCTAAAGAAAACGCGTCAGCGGCAACCGGTATCCCGATAGTTCAATAG
- a CDS encoding circularly permuted type 2 ATP-grasp protein, giving the protein MATLFDGYGNTRETPRVRKGAAAWDEMFPKTDKPGNPRAPYKDLYNALAQMTQEELRGRTEALASSYLAQGVTFDFAGEERPFPLDAVPRVIETDDWNNLERGVQQRVKVLEMFLADVYGPQNAVRDGVIPAQLISSSSHYHRQAAGIRSANGVRIHVAGIDLIRDQQGDWRVLEDNVRVPSGVSYVISNRRVMAQTLPELFVEMSVRPVGDYPYKLLQALQASAPEGVDEPTIVVLTPGVYNSAYFEHTLLARLMGVELVEGRDLFCSNGRVWMRTTAGPKRVDVIYRRVDDEFIDPLQFRPDSILGSPGMLLAARLGHVTIANAVGNGVADDKLVYTYVPALTKYYLGEDPILPNVDTWRLEEPQALEEVLDRLDELVVKPVDGSGGKGLVVGPDASADELEALRKRLIADPRGWIAQPVVQFSTIPTLVEDGIRPRHADLRPFAVNNGEDVFVLPGGLTRVALPEGELVVNSSQGGGSKDTWVVGPIEDRPGKGTIREHVSVSDLVADQAAQETAETELTSTTPHESRASLPSVLPQDHDETKRHQQQEQQQQSRDEVEAC; this is encoded by the coding sequence ATGGCAACCCTGTTTGACGGTTATGGAAACACTCGAGAAACACCTCGTGTGCGCAAGGGTGCAGCTGCGTGGGATGAAATGTTTCCTAAGACCGACAAACCAGGAAACCCTCGGGCTCCTTATAAAGATCTCTATAACGCGCTAGCCCAAATGACGCAGGAAGAACTGCGTGGCCGAACAGAAGCTTTAGCCAGTTCTTATCTTGCTCAGGGTGTGACCTTCGACTTTGCCGGGGAAGAAAGACCGTTCCCTCTCGATGCAGTTCCTCGCGTCATCGAAACTGACGACTGGAACAACTTAGAACGCGGTGTTCAGCAGAGGGTCAAGGTCCTTGAAATGTTTTTGGCCGATGTCTATGGCCCTCAAAATGCCGTCAGAGATGGGGTAATCCCGGCACAGCTCATCAGCAGCTCAAGTCACTATCATCGTCAGGCCGCAGGCATCCGTTCAGCTAACGGTGTGCGAATCCATGTTGCTGGTATCGATTTGATCCGCGATCAGCAGGGAGATTGGCGCGTTCTCGAAGACAACGTGCGTGTTCCATCAGGCGTGAGCTACGTCATTTCTAATCGTCGTGTCATGGCACAAACACTGCCCGAGCTGTTTGTGGAGATGAGTGTTCGCCCCGTAGGCGACTACCCCTACAAACTTCTTCAAGCCCTACAAGCTTCTGCGCCTGAGGGCGTCGATGAACCCACCATCGTTGTGCTGACTCCTGGTGTCTATAACTCTGCATATTTTGAACACACCCTGCTTGCCCGACTCATGGGAGTTGAACTCGTCGAAGGACGCGACCTGTTTTGTTCTAATGGCCGCGTATGGATGAGAACCACGGCAGGCCCCAAACGAGTAGATGTGATTTATCGCCGCGTCGATGATGAATTCATCGATCCACTTCAATTTCGACCAGATTCCATTCTGGGTTCTCCGGGAATGCTGCTTGCCGCACGATTAGGCCATGTCACCATTGCCAACGCAGTTGGCAATGGTGTTGCTGATGACAAGTTGGTGTACACCTACGTTCCAGCACTCACGAAGTACTACCTCGGAGAAGATCCCATACTTCCCAACGTCGATACGTGGCGCCTCGAAGAGCCACAGGCTCTGGAAGAAGTACTGGACCGTTTAGATGAACTGGTTGTGAAACCAGTTGACGGATCCGGTGGAAAAGGTTTGGTTGTCGGGCCGGACGCCTCTGCAGATGAACTCGAAGCACTAAGAAAACGATTGATAGCCGATCCTCGCGGGTGGATTGCTCAGCCGGTGGTTCAGTTCTCCACGATTCCCACTCTTGTGGAGGACGGTATTCGACCTCGCCATGCCGACCTGCGGCCTTTCGCTGTCAATAACGGTGAGGACGTATTTGTTCTCCCCGGGGGCCTCACTCGCGTTGCACTGCCAGAAGGTGAGCTTGTTGTGAACTCGAGCCAGGGCGGTGGGTCAAAGGACACGTGGGTTGTTGGTCCGATTGAGGATCGCCCCGGCAAGGGGACCATTCGCGAGCATGTGAGTGTGTCGGATTTGGTTGCAGACCAAGCAGCTCAGGAAACCGCAGAGACAGAGCTCACATCCACCACGCCGCATGAGTCGCGAGCATCATTACCCTCGGTTTTGCCACAAGATCACGATGAGACAAAGCGCCATCAGCAACAGGAACAGCAGCAGCAGAGCCGTGACGAGGTGGAAGCATGTTAA
- a CDS encoding AarF/UbiB family protein codes for MTARQSRARYRRILRFAARHLASLWWYELVLPRLGLASVANRTRTNRLKNIARSFQKLALDLSGLLIKLGQFMSTRLDVLPPVITKELEGLQDEVPAVPFDLIRALAEKELGMPLESIFSQVDPEPLAAASLGQVHRATLSDLDAEDTGILNVILKIQRPGIDQIVEVDLSALRRVAGWLSRISLVNKRADAPALMDEFAQTCLEEIDYLNEAANAERFAENFADNPRVRVPQVVWERSTRRVLTQEDVTNIKITDLDSLTAAGIKPEDVANEFAAVMFDQVFIHGFFHADPHPGNIFIQPLAEPDENGLTWRMTFIDFGMMGEVPSSLGRALRTTVIAAASRDGAGMVEGMREIGVLMPTADTVELERALTKVFDRFGGVSFVELQTIDPREFKAFVNEFSDIVRALPFQFPENFLLVIRAISLTSGVCSSVNPQFNIWNAIEPYSAKLIRAEGGNVVQAFLRDGLSSLALLARLPKRVDSLITRAELGQLTLRNPELEKRTSALNRAVRRVVSAVLFGVFFIGGLMVMERDETLGTILMITSALPLLHALFADVIARRGPLP; via the coding sequence ATGACTGCTCGCCAATCACGAGCGCGCTATCGCAGAATTCTGCGCTTCGCCGCCAGGCATCTCGCGTCTCTATGGTGGTATGAACTCGTCCTGCCGCGCCTTGGTTTGGCCAGCGTTGCCAACCGCACCCGCACAAACAGACTCAAAAACATCGCGCGCAGCTTCCAAAAGCTGGCCCTAGACCTCAGCGGCTTGCTTATCAAGCTGGGACAATTTATGTCCACGCGCCTCGATGTCTTACCACCGGTCATTACCAAAGAGCTCGAAGGATTGCAGGACGAAGTTCCTGCTGTGCCCTTCGACCTCATTCGTGCCCTAGCGGAAAAAGAACTTGGCATGCCCCTGGAGAGCATATTCAGCCAAGTTGACCCTGAACCCTTGGCTGCAGCATCACTGGGGCAAGTCCACCGCGCAACGCTTTCTGACCTCGATGCCGAAGACACTGGAATACTCAATGTCATTTTGAAAATCCAGCGGCCGGGAATTGATCAAATTGTTGAAGTTGACCTCAGTGCCTTGCGACGCGTTGCCGGTTGGCTCAGCAGAATCAGTTTGGTCAACAAGCGTGCTGACGCACCCGCGTTAATGGATGAGTTTGCACAAACCTGTCTAGAAGAAATTGACTACCTCAACGAGGCGGCTAATGCTGAACGCTTCGCAGAGAACTTTGCTGACAACCCTCGCGTTCGCGTTCCCCAGGTGGTGTGGGAACGATCAACACGTCGGGTCCTCACTCAAGAAGATGTCACCAATATCAAAATCACTGACCTCGATTCGCTCACAGCAGCAGGCATCAAACCCGAAGATGTTGCCAACGAGTTTGCCGCGGTCATGTTTGACCAGGTTTTCATTCACGGCTTCTTCCACGCCGACCCACACCCTGGCAACATCTTCATTCAGCCGCTGGCAGAGCCAGATGAAAACGGCCTGACGTGGAGAATGACCTTTATCGACTTTGGCATGATGGGTGAAGTTCCCAGCAGCCTTGGTCGCGCGCTGCGAACAACCGTGATTGCTGCTGCATCTCGCGACGGCGCAGGCATGGTGGAAGGAATGCGTGAAATTGGTGTTCTCATGCCCACAGCTGACACCGTCGAACTCGAGCGGGCGCTCACCAAAGTCTTTGATCGTTTCGGTGGAGTGAGCTTCGTCGAGCTTCAAACTATTGACCCCCGGGAATTCAAAGCCTTCGTCAATGAGTTCTCTGACATTGTGCGCGCACTCCCGTTCCAGTTCCCCGAGAACTTCTTGCTTGTTATCCGAGCTATCTCGCTCACCTCTGGGGTGTGTAGCTCAGTGAACCCACAGTTCAACATCTGGAATGCTATCGAGCCCTACTCTGCCAAGCTCATCCGCGCCGAGGGGGGCAATGTTGTTCAAGCATTCCTGCGCGACGGGCTGAGCTCGCTCGCCCTGCTAGCTCGATTGCCCAAGCGTGTGGATTCGCTCATCACGCGAGCAGAACTTGGGCAGCTCACCCTCAGAAATCCTGAACTGGAAAAGAGAACATCTGCATTGAACCGGGCAGTGCGCAGAGTCGTTTCCGCCGTGCTCTTCGGTGTCTTCTTTATTGGTGGGCTGATGGTGATGGAAAGAGATGAAACTCTTGGCACCATCTTGATGATTACCTCAGCACTTCCACTTTTGCATGCACTCTTCGCGGACGTGATTGCTCGACGAGGACCACTGCCCTAA
- a CDS encoding alpha-E domain-containing protein, giving the protein MLSRIAESLFWIGRYVERSDGTARILDVHLQLLLEDPWIDEDSACRALLSVMGTDVPQGHLVTREDVINDLAVDRQHPGSIAFAIASARENARRAREIVSTELWECLNSTNARIPKKLAAEKTHDYFRWVRERAALAIGIVDSATSHDEAWQFFTLGRALERADMTARLLATRSLTDASGPSWTTILRSCGAYEAYLRTYRGVPSTHNAAEFLLTDRLFPRSILYSVTKAEECLREIDPREGRAGVVDEALRLLGGIRSELEFRPIIELMDDLPAHMEEVQAVTSAASDQIRLKYFPTSAVPVWIGETS; this is encoded by the coding sequence ATGTTAAGTCGTATCGCCGAATCTCTGTTTTGGATTGGCCGCTATGTTGAGCGATCCGACGGCACTGCCCGTATTTTGGATGTTCACTTGCAGCTCCTTCTGGAAGATCCTTGGATAGATGAAGATTCTGCTTGCCGCGCACTGCTGTCAGTGATGGGTACAGATGTTCCTCAAGGGCACCTTGTCACACGTGAAGACGTGATTAATGACCTTGCGGTTGACCGTCAACATCCTGGCTCAATCGCTTTTGCTATTGCCTCTGCGCGAGAGAACGCACGTCGTGCTCGCGAGATTGTGTCCACCGAACTTTGGGAGTGCCTGAACAGCACTAACGCGCGCATTCCCAAGAAACTTGCTGCTGAAAAAACACACGATTATTTCCGCTGGGTTCGTGAGCGTGCTGCACTTGCAATCGGAATTGTTGACTCCGCTACAAGCCATGACGAAGCGTGGCAGTTTTTCACATTAGGCCGTGCTCTCGAGCGTGCAGATATGACCGCCCGTCTGTTAGCGACAAGGTCGCTCACTGACGCCAGCGGTCCGTCTTGGACAACTATTCTCCGAAGCTGTGGCGCCTATGAAGCATACTTGCGCACCTACCGAGGAGTGCCTTCTACTCACAATGCTGCAGAATTTTTGTTAACAGACCGCTTATTTCCTCGTTCCATTTTGTATTCGGTCACAAAAGCCGAAGAGTGTTTGCGCGAGATAGATCCACGCGAGGGCCGTGCGGGAGTTGTCGACGAAGCCCTTCGGCTCTTGGGCGGTATCCGCAGCGAACTCGAATTTCGTCCGATTATTGAACTGATGGATGATCTGCCTGCGCATATGGAAGAAGTCCAGGCAGTCACAAGTGCGGCCAGCGACCAGATTCGTTTGAAGTATTTCCCCACCAGCGCAGTACCTGTGTGGATTGGAGAGACATCATGA
- a CDS encoding DUF1349 domain-containing protein, translated as MEAADITQGTWLNPAEKVEATEEGLFVTAKDRSDFWRTTSYGFVHNSGHVLLNDFPQGTAMEASWILDYDQQFDQAGLMMWADERNWIKAGVEYADGAPQLGAVVTREVSDWSVAPVTEWMHQEIHLRMSRQGDAVTIRARSEGPWQLVRVAPLDPELTWQAGIHVASPTRSGLTVRFTSRTTGPADISLHE; from the coding sequence ATGGAAGCTGCTGACATTACCCAAGGAACCTGGCTTAATCCTGCTGAAAAAGTGGAGGCCACGGAAGAGGGGTTGTTCGTTACCGCAAAAGATCGTAGCGACTTCTGGCGCACCACCTCCTACGGGTTTGTGCACAACTCGGGTCACGTTCTGCTCAACGATTTCCCGCAAGGCACGGCAATGGAAGCAAGTTGGATTCTTGATTATGACCAACAGTTCGACCAAGCAGGACTCATGATGTGGGCTGACGAAAGAAATTGGATAAAGGCGGGAGTTGAATATGCTGACGGTGCTCCACAATTGGGTGCCGTCGTCACGCGAGAAGTATCTGACTGGTCAGTAGCTCCCGTCACCGAATGGATGCACCAGGAAATACACCTTCGAATGAGCAGACAGGGTGACGCTGTAACGATTCGCGCGCGCAGCGAGGGACCCTGGCAACTTGTGAGAGTTGCACCTCTTGACCCCGAGCTAACCTGGCAAGCAGGAATTCATGTTGCCAGTCCCACGCGATCGGGATTAACGGTGAGATTTACTTCCCGAACAACTGGACCTGCAGATATTTCTCTGCACGAATAG
- a CDS encoding alpha/beta fold hydrolase, whose protein sequence is MSTVLIHHEKIETSIAGAQAYRIRYRSADLHGNATESTGIVVAPTAPGENRKVMTWAHGTTGMGDAACPSAQPDPARELTLYFDSGSVTSIDYGVPGLQKFIDEGWVVVATDYQGQGTPGIHQYTVNRTNALDSVNIVKAARELPVGAGTKFGFIGWSQGGGALAAAELDAADYGDLEIVGGVGMSPGVPSIALKLPGIGSALAGSGTPTPPDGHLFMILGAMPAAFPDRLSLKDVFTPLGIKMFEENWNTAPVHHFSDILMRNFHLSGPMIQVNKEKLPTWFAAFEEASAAQKKPVCPILVLIDGQDPNGPCPLPWQLGYIEAIKALGGDITSSTYPDADHFALPGASIDEARMWLDSKF, encoded by the coding sequence ATGAGCACTGTCTTAATCCATCACGAGAAAATCGAAACGTCGATTGCTGGTGCTCAGGCGTATCGAATTAGATACCGTTCGGCTGATCTCCACGGAAACGCAACCGAGTCAACGGGAATCGTCGTGGCCCCAACAGCGCCAGGTGAAAACCGCAAAGTCATGACCTGGGCCCATGGCACGACAGGTATGGGTGATGCAGCGTGTCCTTCAGCTCAGCCGGACCCAGCACGCGAACTAACTCTGTATTTTGACTCTGGTTCTGTCACATCAATTGATTACGGAGTTCCAGGACTACAAAAATTTATCGACGAGGGTTGGGTGGTTGTCGCTACTGACTACCAAGGACAGGGCACACCAGGAATTCACCAGTACACCGTGAACCGGACTAATGCCTTGGATTCCGTAAACATTGTCAAAGCTGCCCGTGAGTTACCTGTCGGGGCAGGAACCAAGTTCGGATTCATTGGATGGTCGCAGGGAGGTGGCGCGCTCGCGGCCGCGGAACTTGATGCTGCTGATTATGGCGATCTCGAAATCGTCGGAGGCGTGGGAATGTCTCCCGGAGTACCTTCCATCGCACTTAAGCTTCCTGGCATCGGATCAGCTCTTGCAGGTTCAGGCACACCCACCCCACCAGATGGACACCTCTTTATGATTCTGGGAGCAATGCCTGCCGCATTCCCAGACAGGTTGTCTCTCAAGGATGTCTTTACTCCTTTGGGTATCAAGATGTTTGAAGAAAACTGGAACACCGCTCCCGTTCACCACTTCAGTGACATCCTCATGCGGAACTTCCATCTCAGTGGCCCAATGATTCAGGTCAATAAAGAAAAACTTCCCACCTGGTTTGCGGCATTTGAAGAGGCCTCTGCTGCACAAAAGAAGCCTGTTTGTCCCATCCTTGTTTTGATTGATGGGCAAGACCCCAACGGCCCTTGCCCGCTCCCGTGGCAGCTCGGCTACATTGAGGCCATCAAAGCTCTCGGTGGGGATATCACTTCTTCCACATATCCCGACGCAGACCACTTTGCCTTGCCAGGGGCCTCTATCGACGAGGCGCGAATGTGGCTGGACTCTAAGTTCTAG